CCGCCTGGGCCGGGCGGGTTCGAAAGACCGAAACCAGCTTGGTCATCATCTCGGGGCTGATGACGGATTCACCATCGAGCACCTTGATGATGGCGTCGCACAGCTGCTCCGACTCCACGGTTTTGAGCAGGTAGCCATCGGCTCCAGCCTGCAGGGCCCTGGAAAGGTCGTTTTCGTTCTCGCTCACGGTGAGCATCAGGATGCGCGCCTGCGCGGCCGCTTCCTTGAGCGAAGGAATGGCGTCCACCCCGTGCACGCCAGGCAAATGGTTGTCGAGCAGGATCAGGTCCGGCTGACACAACGCCAGGCGGCGCAGCGCTTCACCCACATCGCCCGCTTCGCCACACACTTCAAATCGTTCGTCCTGCTCCAGCAGCGCTCGCAAGCCGCGGCGAAACAGGTTGTGGTCATCCACCAGCAAGATCTGGATACGGGGCAGTGGCGCAGCGTCGTTCATGGGTGCAGAGCAAGGGTCGGGTTGGTGGCGTTGCCGGGCGCTTTCAGAGCGGCCACCGGGTGGGGGGGCAGCGTCAGGGTCAGGGTGGTGCCCTGGCCGGGCGCGGTGGTCAGGCCCACATGGGCACCAACGCGCTCAGCCCGCTCACGCATGATTTTGCGCCCAACATGGGTTTCGTCTATGACAGTGGTGGCGTCAAAGCCCTGGCCATCGTCGCGCAGTGTGAAACGCCAGGTTTCTCCTTTGTTCACGGTCAGCACCACCCGTGTGGCTTGAGCGTGTTTGCGCACGTTGGACAGCGCCTCCTGCAGCACATGCAACACCTGCACCTGCACATCTGCCGGCAAGGGCAAACCCTCTCCCAACACGTCAAGTCGGGTGGCCAAACCGGTCTGGTGCTTGAATTTCTGCAGGGTTTCGCTCAGCGCAGCTTCGATGTCTTCGGCGTTGGTTCGGGTGCGAAAGTGCACCAGCAACTCGCGCACGTCACCGATGCTCTCGCGCAGGCCTTCGTCCAGCTCATCCAGTGTGGTCATCACCTTGTCCTGCTGACCCTTGCT
This region of Hydrogenophaga crassostreae genomic DNA includes:
- a CDS encoding response regulator, producing the protein MNDAAPLPRIQILLVDDHNLFRRGLRALLEQDERFEVCGEAGDVGEALRRLALCQPDLILLDNHLPGVHGVDAIPSLKEAAAQARILMLTVSENENDLSRALQAGADGYLLKTVESEQLCDAIIKVLDGESVISPEMMTKLVSVFRTRPAQAASVPQAMAPEAAPCTAMLASLSPREREILLLIANGDSNKLIARALNIAETTVKIHVQHILRKLGLSSRVQAAVYATSQGMT